From Enterococcus mediterraneensis, the proteins below share one genomic window:
- the prfB gene encoding peptide chain release factor 2 (programmed frameshift), with product MESAEIRNKLTEMREKINSFRGSLDLDQLEEDIAEAEAKMADPSFWDDQETAQKVISENNIRKEAYDQFHQLADEVDELSIMEEMLEEEPDAEMQKELSERIQQLDEAMQNYELSMLLDGPYDHNNAIIELHPGAGGTESQDWGSMLLRMYTRWSEQHNYQVEVLDYQAGDEAGIKSVTLLIKGYNAYGYLKSEKGVHRLVRISPFDSANRRHTSFCSVDVMPELDETIDIEINPDDLKIDTYRASGAGGQHINKTESAVRITHLPTGTVVASQAQRSQLKNREQAMGMLKAKLYQLEIEKKEQEAAALRGEQMEIGWGSQIRSYVFHPYSMVKDHRTNYETGNVQAVMDGELDGFIDAYLKMKLNHE from the exons ATGGAGTCAGCAGAAATCCGCAATAAATTGACAGAGATGCGAGAGAAAATCAACAGCTTTAGGGGGTCTCTT GACTTAGATCAGTTAGAAGAAGACATCGCCGAAGCTGAAGCAAAAATGGCTGACCCAAGTTTTTGGGATGATCAAGAGACTGCTCAAAAAGTTATTAGCGAAAATAATATTCGTAAAGAAGCTTATGACCAGTTCCATCAGCTAGCTGATGAAGTAGATGAACTTTCGATCATGGAAGAAATGTTGGAAGAAGAACCGGATGCGGAGATGCAAAAGGAATTGTCGGAGCGGATCCAGCAATTAGATGAAGCAATGCAAAATTACGAATTGTCCATGTTATTGGATGGTCCTTACGATCACAATAACGCCATCATCGAACTGCATCCAGGCGCCGGCGGGACAGAATCGCAGGATTGGGGCAGTATGCTTTTACGAATGTATACCCGTTGGAGCGAGCAGCATAATTATCAAGTGGAAGTGCTGGATTATCAAGCCGGCGATGAAGCAGGGATCAAGAGCGTGACACTTTTGATCAAAGGCTACAACGCTTACGGTTATTTAAAATCAGAAAAAGGGGTCCATCGTCTTGTACGGATCTCGCCATTTGATTCGGCAAATCGCCGCCATACTTCTTTTTGTTCAGTGGATGTTATGCCTGAATTGGATGAAACGATCGATATCGAGATCAATCCAGATGATTTGAAGATCGATACCTATCGGGCAAGCGGTGCTGGCGGACAGCACATCAATAAAACCGAATCTGCGGTACGGATCACCCATTTACCAACCGGGACCGTCGTTGCCAGCCAAGCACAACGTTCTCAATTGAAAAACCGGGAACAAGCGATGGGCATGTTAAAAGCTAAACTATATCAGCTGGAAATTGAGAAAAAAGAACAAGAAGCGGCTGCACTTCGCGGAGAACAAATGGAGATCGGCTGGGGTTCTCAAATTCGATCATACGTCTTCCATCCTTATTCCATGGTGAAAGATCACCGTACCAATTACGAGACTGGGAATGTACAGGCAGTGATGGACGGCGAGCTGGATGGATTTATCGATGCTTACTTGAAAATGAAATTAAATCACGAATAA